ATCTCAGGTTGTCTAGAACAAAATAGTTTTAATAACTCACTGTCATAtacaaacaaaataatttttagttgactaatattaactaattttaaaatttagaatttataatttaaagtaTAGCATTAagaatttatgatttaaaatctaaaatttaaaataaataaaataattttataaaaaatcgATTAATAttggttgaaaaaaaaaactttttagtATTATACCTTCAAATTTTAAGAGATAACTTTGTTAAGGATGGGACTAAGAGGCTAATCTTAGTTTTCAGAATTAATTAAGGaagttaattatataataatttgatttacCTGCAAAATGTAGAAACAAGACCAAGCAATACAACCAAGGAATATGAAAAGTGTGCCGGTGATCCAGTTTTTGTGAGAATCAAGAGAGTGACTTTGAGCATTCTGATGCATCGTGTTTGATGAATGAAACAAGTTGAATGCAGGGCCTTTGTAAAGCGTCATCAGCATAGCCCCTGCAAAAGTTACTAAGGTTCCAAGCAATTTTGCTTGACTCCTTATCTCCTTTATTTTTATGCGCTCGATCCTGATCaaagataaatataattaaaataaagatttagCTAACATCTACCTATGTTAAAATTACTAATGAAGAAATTCATTTTGTTAATAAGTAAGTAAGTGTTTCATGTGTCTGCCTAGCTAAATGCCTAAGATGAAACAGGCCTACGACTAGACACCccaaaaataactaaaaaacaAAACAGGGCACAGGCCGTAATAAGAAATTCAAGGAGCTGAGAAAAGGAGTGTTATATATCAATATAATGCAACATGGACATACAAGCACCTTCATGGTTCGTTAATAGAGAAGTACGTAATTAACTGAATTTTACCTGAGAAGCACTGCAAGCACGAAGGTGACAGAGGGCACCGCGTTCATAACAGCTGATGCAAATGAAGCTGAAGTGTATTGCATCCCCAAGAAAGTGAACCCTTGATCAATCACCGGCCTGAAAAAACGTTCATAATATACACATTTTTTCACATAAAATCACATATCTCAACAAATTAAGTTCATAAGAGCAGTtatctaaataattatatttctaatattCTTATTATCAACATGTACGAAatgtcataaaattatttattctaaaagAGAAAGTTTAAAAAGccaacatttttattaaaatttgtccacaacttaaacataaaaaaaaatgagtaattCCACATCATTGAATGAAATCTCATGCCATTAAATTAAAAACACCAATGATAATTAATTGATgactacaaatcacaaaatttgTTGGCCTCTTAACactctttattttaaaaatttaacgtaagtattaattttatttgttcaaataattcattttttttttttttgtgatggATGATAGGATTTTTCAATATTAGAATCGAATGCATATTCTACATAATCCTTCGATGGTctaagtttaattttgattaaagttttaatttaaaaaatggtcTTTGGTTTATATTAGTACTAAAACGGTTTGTTTTATGGTATATTTTTAGCTTTTAACTATTAATTCAGTAGGTTAagaattaatttattgtaatataaattagaattttatttaagttttgtCTTTAATTAATGGATTATTATATGTATAACATGAAATTCAAAGTCTCAAGATTTATTTAACCAAAACAGTGAACTAACTAGTAAAACAATTCAAATTAGTTGGTTCACTATTTATATGAAACTCAGCATTCTCACCATAAATTCAAATATAGAATAATTAGGGGGAAATGCATGGTGTAATTACTAAAATTTGATTTGCTAATGAAATAATGAGTCGACGTCAAGTGTCATAACTAATATAAAGGGGTTCcgtttatatttataattaattattcgTGCATATTAATTAGCGTGTTACATGTCATGAATGATAAATAGGTTTTAGATAACAATTACTCTAGAAATCCAAGAGCCACTATCTGGAAGAATACAGAGATTGTCATCTTTGGCCTCACTTTCCtgcaaataaaaattacaaattaaacaaattaagtAATCCCTAATTACCAAttaagaaaacagaaaaagaaaagtagtaATTACCCATCAGTTTATTATTAAAGTTTACTAGCTTCCTAGAAGAGGTCAAATAATAACCCTagatacatacatacatacatacatacatacaatTTTAAAAGGAGAGATATATGATTATTTAACATTTAAATTGTGTGTTTATGGACATAAAAGTAAAAAGAGAATCcaataacaataaaaagaaaattgcatATATAATATGAAAAAAGAGTGATGTTTTATTTGCACTCTTTTCCCCACGTTATTTAATTATCATTTAAGAAAACAAATAAGACTACATATAGAGTTTATGAAGTCTACAGTAGTTACTGTGGTTACAATATCCAAATTTAAAAAGTGCTACTAAAATTAGGGTCATATTCTTTTACAgattagtaatattttttatttttttaaatttataaatattgttaactaacaaaaatattactttaattttttacaaaattttaagtATTGTTAGAGTTATATAATCACAGCAGTCATTGTAACTATAAACACCACACGCACCATATGTGAACAGAAAAAAACGTACTAAAATACGAGAATTCGAGGgctataaaaatatatatattttctcttTTGAAAGTAGCATAGAGTGAGTAATACAGACCTTTCAAAAATCAATGCAAAAGGGGCAAGGGACAATGCAGCGATGGCATTGCGATAAACAATGAACACCAAACGATTCATTCCATGGTTAAGGCTAGCCATGGTGAAGAGGTACGTCCCTGCCATCCCAAATTGCAATCCCACAGTTAGCAAATAAGGCCTTGCCGTATTCATCATCTTACCAAAGCTAGCACCACAAAAATTTTCCAtcctctattttattttatttccccTTTTACAATGTGAAAAAAAATAGTGTTGGAGATGCATGCATTGCTATGAAATGTGCAAAATGGGCTTCCTTATAAACACCAAATAGCAATAATTAAGACAAAAAACACACGGCACTATTTTGAGCAAGTTGATAAGAATGTGATGGCACTGTATAAAGTTTGCTTTGCTCACTCTAATCAAATTTCTCATCTCCGATAAAGTTCCCATCcactaattattattattttcattatctcttaattttttttttaaaaggcAATATTGTTTATTGGAGCACCCTGAGATTTGCTTGCTGCCTCATCACCTTCTTCGTGTTTGAATTCCACTGAGTCAGATTACACTTCGGCATACGTGGCACAA
This sequence is a window from Arachis stenosperma cultivar V10309 chromosome 10, arast.V10309.gnm1.PFL2, whole genome shotgun sequence. Protein-coding genes within it:
- the LOC130956014 gene encoding WAT1-related protein At4g08290-like; this encodes MENFCGASFGKMMNTARPYLLTVGLQFGMAGTYLFTMASLNHGMNRLVFIVYRNAIAALSLAPFALIFERKVRPKMTISVFFQIVALGFLEPVIDQGFTFLGMQYTSASFASAVMNAVPSVTFVLAVLLRIERIKIKEIRSQAKLLGTLVTFAGAMLMTLYKGPAFNLFHSSNTMHQNAQSHSLDSHKNWITGTLFIFLGCIAWSCFYILQSITVRRYPAELSLSSLICLAGTFESAVVALISDHRPQAWAIGWNYTLYGPLYTGIVSSGIAYYIQALVMQSRGPVFVTSFNPLCMIIVAALGSFLLGEQLHLGSIIGGIIIAVGLYSVVWGKGKDYTDLTTSSTTIKETETQQLPITSPTEK